The Verrucomicrobiota bacterium JB022 DNA segment TCTTCCGTCCAAAAGAACCGCTCGAAATTTTCACCGTAAAAGATGATGCTGGAGCCATCCCCACTTACCGCTTCGACACTCATGCAGAAAAAATCCTTCAGTAGGGTAGTTCCTCCCTCTTGAAATATCAAAAGCCTGGGTTCGGCATCGTCTCCTTCGGTGGCGTATCCGTAGAAGATCGTTCCGTTTGAGTTCATTTTTTGAATTGTCGCGCTTTCCACAAGCGGTGACTCAAAAACTTCAAACGTCATCGCCCAGGCAGGCGAGGCGGCGGTAACCAGCGTGAGGAGCGAGAACCAGCGGCAGCAGGACGGTAGGTGCATCACCAATACCTGAAGCCTCTACCTTAATAACGCCAGTACAAAAACTCACGGTCGCAGGCGTTGGAGCCTGACGACCGTGGGGAAAGGAGGCGAGGGGCTTGCTTACAGCTTCGTGGCTACGACGCGGTAGTAGCGGGCGGCGTCTTCGACGGCTACCTCGTAGGTGTAGGGGCCGATCTCGGTCGAAGAAGCGTCGTGGGTCGCCAGATCGGTCCAGGTGCCGTCGGGGTTGTGCACCTGCAGCACGTGGCGCACACCCGGTTGCGGCGACCAGATCAGGCATATCGTGTCTTCGTCGAGCGGCACCATTTCAATCGCTGGTTGCACGACCGGCACCGGGTAGTCGCGGATGATCCAGCCGATGTGGGTGGTTTCCAACGTGCTTTCCTTGAATGTCGATCCTCTACCGATAATCGTGGAGCCATCGCGACTGATACCGGTGATCTCTTCGAGGGTTAAGTCTTCTGCATCAAAGCCGCTTTCTTCCACTAGCTCGCTGATGTAGCGCTTCCCTTTTTCAGCGTCGATGATGAAAGGACTATCCTCGGCGTGAATCATGACAACACCTCCCCCCGCTGCTCCATACGCGCCTTTCGTCTGGGGAGCATCCAGATAGTTCTCCAGCGGAGTCGGAATCCCTTCTCCTTTCCAGACAAAAGCGGTGGAAGTGCCCCAGGGCGTAGGGGGGCCGAAACTGCCAAACCCGTGGACGGTGCGCCCATCCGGGCTGACTCCTGTCGCACTACTTTTGGTTCTGTAGCCCGCTTCCGGGTCTTCTTCTGTCGGCATAAAAGGAATGGCCTCGAAGCCATTTTCCTCTGTCCACCGAAAGGCTTGGCGCGAGGTTATCATTCCATAGTCCCCCTCAGGGGACTCGGTGTTTTGGCGAGTGTATCTTGTGCCGACCGCTGTTTTGCCATCGGCGCTCACGGCTGCCAGCTCGATCTCATCTTCAAATATTTTCATCCCGGCTTCGGCCGACCAATAGAAGCTGCGATACGGAACAGTGACCTCGCTGCCGGTGATGACCGTGCCGTCTTCGTTCATCGAGAAGGAGGTTCCAAGGCTTTCGCCTTGGGTGACTCCTAAGTGCTCTTTCAAGTCGACTGCACCGGTGGATGCTGTCCAGATCAGATATTCACGCTCATCTGTGCTATTGAAAATGAGCGTCTTTCCATCGCCGCTTATGGCCAGAATATCATAAACAGGGACCTCGTAGATGGTGACTTCTCCTCCGGCGGTGATGCTGAACAGCTTGCCGGGCTCGGCCTGCATATTTGTGTAAGCAATCCCATACATGATGCTACTGTCAGCACTGATGGCTTTCAGTTGATTCTCTGGATATCGAATCCATCCGACATCCGGTAGCTCTGAGCGGATAATGGGGATTTCAACAACCTCAAACGTCATCGCCCACGCAGGCGGTGCGGCAGTTGCAAGGGCGAGGAGCGAGAACCAGCGGCAGCAGGACGGTAGGTGCATTTTTAATACCTGAAGCCTCTACCTTAACAACGCCAGTACAAAAACTCACGGTCGCAGGCGTTGGAGCCTAGCGACCGTGGGGAAATGCTTGCGGCGGGTTGCCGCGAGGCCTGAGGAATCGCTTTAGCCGAGGCTGGCGAGCAGGCGCTCGATCTCTTCCTTCTTGGCCTTGGTTTCGGCGAGCTGGGCGCGGGCCCCTTCGACGATGTTGGCCGGGGCGCTGGAGACGAATTTCTCGTTGTTCAGCTTGGCTTCGCCGGACTGGATGCCCTTTTCGAGCTTGGCCAGTTCCTTGCCCAGGCGTTCCTTTTCGGCTGCGACGTCGATCGCGCTGGCGAGGTCGAGGAAGATGGTGCCGAGGCTCGTTACGGTGGCAGGCATCCCGTCGGGGCGCTGGTCGAGGGTGGGCATCTCGCCGGCGGGGATCAGGTTGAGGATGGTGGCGAGGTTGTCTTCCACCACTTGGCGCTGCGCCGGGTCTTCCGCAAGGTAGCGCAGGGACACGTCGCGCTTGTTGGCCACGTTGTAACCGGCCTTGAGGGCGCGGGCTTGCGTGATGAACTCCTTCACCTGCTCGACTTGGGCGGCGGCGGCGCTGTCGACCACGATGCCGGTGCCGGCCAGCTCGCGGCGGAGCTGTTCGGCGGAGCAGAGGCGGCTGTCTTGCAGGAAGCGCTGGCCCTTGCCCACATAGCCCAGCTCTTGCCACAGTTCTTCGGCGATGAAGGGCATCAGCGGCTCGGCGAGCTGCAAGGTCTGGCGCAGGCACAAGTCGAGGATGGCGAGCACGGTGCCCTTGGTCGCCTCGTCGCGCAGCTTCGTCTTGGAGGCCTCTACATACCAGTCGCAATAGTCGCTCCAGAAGAAGGCGTAGAGCTCCTGCGGGTAGGGGTGCATCTCGAAGCGGCCAAAGGCGTCGGCGATGTTCTGCGTGGCCTGGATCAGGCGGTGCAGGATCCAGTGGTCGTAGCGGTCGAGCTTGGAGGGCTCGATGCGACGCAGGATGGCGCCGAGGCCGGAATTGTCGCTCGCGGACCCGCTCATCTGGCGGAAGCGGCAGGCGTTCCACAGCTTGTTGCAGAAGTTGCGGCCCAGCTCGACCGACGGGGACTGGATGGGCTGGTCGCCCTTGGCCTCGGTAAACTCGAAGCGGATGTCCTGGCCCTTGGGGGCGATGTTGACGATGCCGTAGCGCAGGGCGTCGGCCCCGTAGGCGGCGATGAGGTCGAGCGGGTCGGGCGAGTTGCCGAGGCTCTTCGACATCTTGCGGCCGATGCCGTCGCGGATCAGGCCGGTGATGTAGACGTCGCGGAAGGGCAGGCGCTTGGCGATCTCGGCATCCGTCAGCTCGGTCTTGCCTTCGCCACTGAACTCGAGGCCGGCCATCACCATGCGGGCGACCCACAGGAAGATGATGTCGAAGCCCGTCACGAGGGTGCTCGTGGGGTAAAAGTAATCCAGCTCCTGCTGTTGTTCGCCGGTGGCGTTGGGCCAGCCGAAGTTGGCCAGCGGCCAGAGCCAGGACGAGGCCCAGGTGTCGAGCACGTCTTCTTCCTGCTCCCAGTTGTCGGGATCTTCCGGGCCTTCGACGGAGACGTGGACGAGCTTGCCGTTGGCGTAGTCCTGCTCGGTGAGGGCGCTGCGGTCGATGCCCTTCTTGTACCACACGGGGATGCGGTGGCCCCACCAGAGCTGGCGGCTGACGCACCAGTCGATGTTGTCGCGCTCCATCGTGTCGAGCCAGTGCAGGTAGGTCTTGGCCCAGCGCTGCGGGTGGAAGCGGAGCAGCGGCTGGCCGTTGGCGTCGACGGCTTCGATTGCGCGCTTGGCTTCGGCCACCTTGGGGTAGCGCAGCCACCATTGCATCGTGAGGCGGGGCTCGATCGGCACGTCGGCACGCTCGGAGAAGCCCACGTTGTTTTCGTAGGCTTCCTTCTCGATCAGCAGGCCCAGCTTTTCCAGCTCTTCGGCGGCGGCCTTGCGGGCCTTGAAACGGTCCATACCCACGAAGATCTTTGCGCGCTCGTGGATCGTGCCGTCGGGGTTGAGCACGTCGATGATCGGCAGGTTGTGGCGCTGGCCGATTTCAAAGTCTACCTGGTCGTGGGCGGGCGTCACCTTGAGCGCACCGGTGCCGAACTCCTTGTCCACCGCCGCATCGGCGATGACGGGGATGGGCTCGCGAGGGAAGGGGCGCCAGACCATCTTGCCGACGAGGTGCTGGTAACGCTCGTCTTCCGGGTGCACGGCGACAGCCGTATCGCCCATGATCGTCTCCGGGCGGGTGGTCGAGATTTCGAGGTGGGTGCGCGTGACGCCGTCGGCGCCGGTGGCCGGCTCAACCAGCTCGTAGCGCATCTTGTAGAAGAAGCCCTTTTGCGGCTTCATGATCACCTCTTCATTGGAGAGGGCCGTGAGGCTGACGGGGCACCAGTTGCTCATGCGCAGGCCGCGGTAGATGTAGCCGCGGCGGTAGAGCTCCACAAACGAAGTCAGCACGGCCTTGGAGTAGCCTTCGTCGAGCGTAAAGCTCGTGCGGCTCCAGTCGCAGGACGCGCCCAGCTTGCGCAGCTGGTTGAGGATGATGCCGCCGTAGTCTTCCTTCCACTGCCACACCTCTTCGAGGAACTTCTCGCGCCCGAGGTCGCGGCGGTGCTGGCCGCGCTCGCGCAGCTTCTTCTCGACGCGCGTCTGCGTGGCAATGCCGGCGTGGTCGGTGCCGGGGAACCAGAGGGCTTCCTTGCCTTCGAGGCGCGCGCGGCGGGTAAAGATGTCCTGCAACGTATTGTTGAGGATGTGGCCCATGTGGAGCATGCCCGTCACGTTGGGCGGCGGGATCATGATGGTGTGCGGCTGCTTGTCGGGGGCAACGTGCGCCGCGAAGGCGCCCTGCTGCTCCCAGGCAGCGTACCACTTGTCTTCCACCTGCGAGGGGTCGTATGCTTTGGCGAGTTCAGGCATGGCCGTCTGGTAACTGAAGAATCGAAGGCGCGGCCGCACCACTCGTGTCGACCGCAAAGGATCGAAAATCACCAGCGCAGCCCCCGGTAGTCAAAGGAAAAGACGCGGGGAGGGGGCTAGGAAGCTTCGGTCGACGCTTCCGCCTGGATGAGCCCGTGCAGATACTCCGGCGCAAAGTCGGCGCCGTTTGGCCAGGCAAGCGTGTGCCCCTCAAGGTGAAACTCTCGAAAGTAGGCGAGGTCCTTGACCTCAGGTCGGCCACGCCGGATGAGCCGTCGTTGAAGCGAAGCTCCACGCGGTGCCCACTCGCATAGCGTGCATCTATCACGTGTAAAAAGGGCATGGAGGCAGGCTGTTTTAATCGTTTGAGATCGCAACCTTCCCCTCCCTTGCAGCCCATCGTTGACGCCGCATCGCCAAGCAGTTAACGATGTCTTGGTTTTACGTCGTTCGGTGTCTGCCCATGGCTTTTTCCCTTCTCAACCGCGAGCAACTCGTCCGTTTCGTCCAGCGGATACCGGCGGCGGTGGCTGTGTTCGACCGCGAGATGCGTTACATCGCCTACACGCAGCGGTGGTTGGTAGACTACAATCTGCCGGAGAATATGGAGCTGGCGGGGCGCAGCCATTACGAGATTTTTCCCGAGGTGCCGGAGCGCTGGAAGCAGATCCACCGCGAGTGTCTGGGCGGGCGAGCGCTGCGCAGCGATGAAGACTATTTTGTGCGCTCCGACGGGCGCACGGTGTGGGTGAAGTTCGAGCTCGACCCCTGGTACGACGACCATACGGGCGAGATCGGGGGCATGATCATGTATACCGAGGTGATCACCGAGCGTGTGGAGCAGCGCCTGGCCTGGCAAAAACAGGTCGAGCGCATGCAGCTGCTCTACCAGGCCGCCTCGCAGGATGCCGAGAACATTGCCGCGCAGCTGACGGAGACCTTGCGGGTGGGCACGCTTTCGCTGGGCCTCTCCATGGGCATCATCAGCGAGATCAAGGGCAATTCCTATCGCGTTCTTTATACCTACGACGAGAGCGACCAGCTCCAGCCGGGGGCCGAGTTCCCCCTGCAGCAGACTTATTGTCAGTTGACCCTCGATCGTGGCACGATCACTTACACCGAACACGCCCAAAACTCGATTTTCCAGGGCCACCCCTGCTATGCCGCCTTTGGCCTCGAATCTTACGTGGGGGTGCCCATCCGGCGGCGCGGCAAAGTGATCGGCACGCTCAACTTTTCCAGCTCGCAGCCCCGCAAAACGCCCTTCACCGCGCTGGAGGTCGAGTTTATCAACCTGATGAGCCGCTGGGTGGCCAATACGCTGGAGCGCCAGGAGATCGAGCAAGACCTTAACGAAGCCCGCCGCCGCGCCGAGGAAGCGAACCAGGCCAAGAGCAGCTTTTTGGCCAACGTCAGCCACGAGATCCGCACGCCGATGAACGCCATCCTCGGCTTCAGCGAGTTACTTGCGCAACGGGTCAACGAGCCGGTGGCGCGCCGCTACCTGCAGTCGATCACCAACAGCGGGCGCATCCTGCTCAACCTGATCAACGACCTGCTCGACCTGTCGAAAGTCGAGGCGGGCAAAATCGAGCTCAGCCCCGTGCCGGTGGACTTGCGCGAGCTGATGATGGAGCTGGAGAGCATCTTCTCGCTGCAAATGGCCCACAAGGGACTCGACTTCAGCATCGTGCTCCCGGAAACGGTGCCGACGGTTTACCTCGACCATGCGCGCTTCCAGCAGGTGCTCGTGAACCTCGTGAGCAACGCGATGAAGTATACCGTGAAGGGGCATGTGAGGTTGAGCGTGCAATTTGAGGACGGCGAGGAGTCCGACCAGGTGCACCTGTGCGTGGCGGTGGAAGACACGGGTATCGGGATTGCGGATGAGAAGAAATCCATGATCTTTTCCCCGTTTGTACAGCTGCACCGCGAGCAGGATGTGAAGGCGGGCGGCACCGGGCTGGGGCTCGCCATCTGCCACCGCCTCGTGCTCCTGATGGAGGGGGAGATCACGCTCGATAGCCAGCAAGGGAGGGGCAGCACCTTCCACATCTCGCTGCCCAACCTGCGCGTGGCCCGTCGCGAATCCTCTGCCCCGCGCCCACGCAAGAAGCATCAGCACTTTGCCCGACAGGGTAATGGCGAGCGCATCCTCGTGGTCGACGACGACATCAGTAACCGCTACCTGCTGGTCAACTTCCTCAATCAGCTCGGCTATTCGCCTTACGAAGCCGTCAACGGGCGTGATGCGCTGGACAAAGTTCGCCAGTCGCCCCCCGCGCTGATCTTCCTCGACCTTTCGATGCCGCAGATGGACGGGGTCACGTTTTGCGAGACGATGCTGCAAAGCGAAGAGATCCCCACCTGCCCGGTGATCATCAACAGCGCCACCTACCAGATCGAAAAGGTCTCCATCGCGCGGCTCCCCAATGTGGTGGCCAAGATCCCCAAGCCTGTCTCGCTGGAGCAGGTGGCGCAGCTGTTGCGCGACTTCTTCCGCAAGCTGGCAGAAGAGGGCATGGGCCCGGCGGAAGGCGTCGAGCGCGCTCACCTTGCCTCCACCGCCCGCCAGATCATCGTCAACGCCCAAGGCCTGCCGGATATGGACCGGCTGGTGCGCACCCTCGATTTTCGCCTGCTCGACCAGTTGATCCACCTGCTGCAAGCCGTGAAGCATATCCATGCCGACTTGCGCCGCCTGGGGGATGAATTGCAGCAAGCCAAAGACCGCCTGGAGCTGGAGCAGATCCGCCAGACGCTGACCTGGCTCCAGCAGGAGCTGAAAGACCCGACGCCATGAGCAAAGTTACCTCCAGCTGCATCTTGATCGTGGACGACAATGTGGAGAACCAGCGTGTCATCGCCGGCCACCTGATCGAACACGGCCACGCCCCGCTTTTCGCCGGCAACGGGTTTCACGCACTCGACATCCTCGACGAAGAAAAACCCGACCTCGTGCTGCTCGACATCATGATGCCCGGGATCGACGGCTGGGAAACTTGCCGCCGCATCCGCGAGGACCATAGCGCGCTCGAGCTGCCCGTCGTAATGCTCTCGGCCAAGAACTCGCTCAACGACATCATGCGCTCGTTCGACGTGGGCGCCAACGATTACGTGACCAAGCCCATCATCGGCCGCGAGCTGATTGCGCGGGTGCAAAACCAGCTGCTGGTAAAGCACGGGGTCCGCGAACGCGACGCCCTCAACGATTCGTTGCGCGAGCTGACCGAAAACCAGCAGACCTTCTTCTCCGTCCTCGCCCACGACCTGCGCAACCGCCTCGCCAGCAGCATCAGCCTGATCGATGTGGTGACGCACCAGGTCAAGCTCGAGCCCAACTACCATGAGCTCTGCCAGATCGCCGGGCAGGAGCTGGCGCGAACTCACCTCTTCCTCGACAATCTCCTGACTTGGGGGATGCGTGAGATGCGCCAGGCCGATTACCAGCCCATCACCTTCCGCTTCGACGAGCTCAGCTCCAAGCTGCACCTCTTTGCCGAGATGCACCTCGCACGGCACCAGCTCGAGCTGATCAACGAAATCCCTGCCAAGCTGGACGTATATGGCGACTTCGACCTCGTCTTCGCCATCCTGCGCAACTTCCTCGACAACGCGCAGAAGTTCAGCGAGCCGGGCAGCCGCATCTGGCTCCAGAGCCGCGACGAGCCCGATTTTCTGTGCATCACCGTCAAGGACGAAGGGCCGGGGATGAGCGAAGAGCAGGTGGCACAACTGCGCCAGAACGGGCCCGTGATCCCGCAAGATACGATCGAGCGGGCCGGGAGCGGCTTCGGCCTCCAGCTCAGCCGATCGTTTGCAGCTCGGCACGGCGGCAGGATCGAGATCGCCTCACAGTTGGGGGAGGGGAGCGCATTCACGCTTTGTTTACCGCGCAAGTCCTAGATTACGTACCAGGGTAACGTGTGGAGCGAGCACGGCCGAATGTCGCCGGTCCCGCTTGCAATAGTGTAGTTCGCCGCCATAATTGCAGTTGCTTGATCCATGTTTACGCCGAGCGATTCCACCGCACCGGAGTCCGGTCCTGCCCAGGAGTTGCTGGCGCTGGCCCGCGTGCCCATTTTCCGCTTCCAGCCTGCCGAAGATCGCTGGACCTTCGACGCGGTGGCTGCGGCATTGACGGGTGGCCACACCACCTTGACCACCGACGACTGGCGCTCGCACTTTGAGCCCGCCGCCGGGGAGGCCCTGGACAAGTGGATTGCCTACGTCTGTGGCGAGCAGGCGGGCGCGCTGGTGGAGCACCGCTGCCGCTACCACGCCCAGGGCAGGCCTCACGTTGTCCTGCTCCGCGCGAAAGTGCAGCCCGACGGGAGCCTGCGCGGCGTGATGCTCGACGAAACGGCCCACCACCTCCAGCAGCGCAGCCTCGATGTGGCCCATGCCCGGCTCGACGCCTTGCTCGAAGCCTTTCCCGTCGCGACTATTATCGTCGATGCAGAGTTCAACCTCTTGCGCTGCAATCAGGAAGCCCGCCGGATCTGGGGCGATGCCCTGGAAGAAGGGCAACCCCTTCCGCAGCGGCAGGCCACCTTTGTCGACACCGGCGAGCCTGTGGCGCCCAGCCAATGGGCCATCTACCGGGCCGTGAAAGAGAGCCGGCCCGTCGTCAACGATTTGCTCCACGTCCGCCCGGCGCGCGATGGCGAGCCCTGTTACGTGCTCAACTGCGCCGCGCCCGTCTTCAACTCTGCGGGAGAGGTCGAGGGGGGCGTCAGTGTGGCTTTCGATGTCACCGAACGTATGCGCCACCTCAACGCCCTGCGCAACAGCGAAGCCCAGCTGCGCATCAGCAACGAAGTGGCCAAGCTCGGCTCGTTTGTCTGGGACGTGGTGAACGACGACGACCAGTGGTCGCCCGAGCTGGAAAAGCTCTACGGCTTCGAGCCCGGCGGCTTCCCCGGCGCATTCAAAGACTGGGAAGACCGCCTGCACCCCGACGACCGGGTATATGCGCGAGCCGCTGCGATCGACGCCCTCAAGACCGGCGAGATGAACGTCGAGTTTCGCATTGTCATGCCCGACGGTGGCACCCGCTGGCTCGCGGCCCGCGCATCCGTCTTTTTCGATGAGGAAGGTAAGCCTCAGAAAATGATCGGGGTTAACATTGACATTACGGACCAAAAGGAGGCAGAAGAGGCTATGCGGGCGAGCGAAGAACGCTACCGCCAGTTGGCGGACGCTATGCCTCAGTTGGTATGGACGGCTGCAGGCGATGGTCGCGTCACGTACTACAACGTACGAGCCCAGGAATACAAAGGCCTGCGCGAAGAAAGCCCCGGCAACTGGGTATGGGAGCCCATCGTGCATGCCGACGATATGGGGGAGACCCGCGATGCCTGGCAACACGCCCTCTCCACCCGCGAGCCCTACCAGTGCGAGCACCGCGTGGCCATGGCCGACGGCTCCTACCGCTGGCACCTCAGCCGCGCCCTGCCCCGAATCGACCAGGAAACAGGCAGCATCACCTGGTATGGCACCGCGACCGACATTCAGGACTTCCGCGAAACCGA contains these protein-coding regions:
- a CDS encoding valine--tRNA ligase — encoded protein: MPELAKAYDPSQVEDKWYAAWEQQGAFAAHVAPDKQPHTIMIPPPNVTGMLHMGHILNNTLQDIFTRRARLEGKEALWFPGTDHAGIATQTRVEKKLRERGQHRRDLGREKFLEEVWQWKEDYGGIILNQLRKLGASCDWSRTSFTLDEGYSKAVLTSFVELYRRGYIYRGLRMSNWCPVSLTALSNEEVIMKPQKGFFYKMRYELVEPATGADGVTRTHLEISTTRPETIMGDTAVAVHPEDERYQHLVGKMVWRPFPREPIPVIADAAVDKEFGTGALKVTPAHDQVDFEIGQRHNLPIIDVLNPDGTIHERAKIFVGMDRFKARKAAAEELEKLGLLIEKEAYENNVGFSERADVPIEPRLTMQWWLRYPKVAEAKRAIEAVDANGQPLLRFHPQRWAKTYLHWLDTMERDNIDWCVSRQLWWGHRIPVWYKKGIDRSALTEQDYANGKLVHVSVEGPEDPDNWEQEEDVLDTWASSWLWPLANFGWPNATGEQQQELDYFYPTSTLVTGFDIIFLWVARMVMAGLEFSGEGKTELTDAEIAKRLPFRDVYITGLIRDGIGRKMSKSLGNSPDPLDLIAAYGADALRYGIVNIAPKGQDIRFEFTEAKGDQPIQSPSVELGRNFCNKLWNACRFRQMSGSASDNSGLGAILRRIEPSKLDRYDHWILHRLIQATQNIADAFGRFEMHPYPQELYAFFWSDYCDWYVEASKTKLRDEATKGTVLAILDLCLRQTLQLAEPLMPFIAEELWQELGYVGKGQRFLQDSRLCSAEQLRRELAGTGIVVDSAAAAQVEQVKEFITQARALKAGYNVANKRDVSLRYLAEDPAQRQVVEDNLATILNLIPAGEMPTLDQRPDGMPATVTSLGTIFLDLASAIDVAAEKERLGKELAKLEKGIQSGEAKLNNEKFVSSAPANIVEGARAQLAETKAKKEEIERLLASLG
- a CDS encoding DUF2442 domain-containing protein, with amino-acid sequence MRSQTIKTACLHALFTRDRCTLCEWAPRGASLQRRLIRRGRPEVKDLAYFREFHLEGHTLAWPNGADFAPEYLHGLIQAEASTEAS
- a CDS encoding ATP-binding protein produces the protein MAFSLLNREQLVRFVQRIPAAVAVFDREMRYIAYTQRWLVDYNLPENMELAGRSHYEIFPEVPERWKQIHRECLGGRALRSDEDYFVRSDGRTVWVKFELDPWYDDHTGEIGGMIMYTEVITERVEQRLAWQKQVERMQLLYQAASQDAENIAAQLTETLRVGTLSLGLSMGIISEIKGNSYRVLYTYDESDQLQPGAEFPLQQTYCQLTLDRGTITYTEHAQNSIFQGHPCYAAFGLESYVGVPIRRRGKVIGTLNFSSSQPRKTPFTALEVEFINLMSRWVANTLERQEIEQDLNEARRRAEEANQAKSSFLANVSHEIRTPMNAILGFSELLAQRVNEPVARRYLQSITNSGRILLNLINDLLDLSKVEAGKIELSPVPVDLRELMMELESIFSLQMAHKGLDFSIVLPETVPTVYLDHARFQQVLVNLVSNAMKYTVKGHVRLSVQFEDGEESDQVHLCVAVEDTGIGIADEKKSMIFSPFVQLHREQDVKAGGTGLGLAICHRLVLLMEGEITLDSQQGRGSTFHISLPNLRVARRESSAPRPRKKHQHFARQGNGERILVVDDDISNRYLLVNFLNQLGYSPYEAVNGRDALDKVRQSPPALIFLDLSMPQMDGVTFCETMLQSEEIPTCPVIINSATYQIEKVSIARLPNVVAKIPKPVSLEQVAQLLRDFFRKLAEEGMGPAEGVERAHLASTARQIIVNAQGLPDMDRLVRTLDFRLLDQLIHLLQAVKHIHADLRRLGDELQQAKDRLELEQIRQTLTWLQQELKDPTP
- a CDS encoding response regulator, which gives rise to MSKVTSSCILIVDDNVENQRVIAGHLIEHGHAPLFAGNGFHALDILDEEKPDLVLLDIMMPGIDGWETCRRIREDHSALELPVVMLSAKNSLNDIMRSFDVGANDYVTKPIIGRELIARVQNQLLVKHGVRERDALNDSLRELTENQQTFFSVLAHDLRNRLASSISLIDVVTHQVKLEPNYHELCQIAGQELARTHLFLDNLLTWGMREMRQADYQPITFRFDELSSKLHLFAEMHLARHQLELINEIPAKLDVYGDFDLVFAILRNFLDNAQKFSEPGSRIWLQSRDEPDFLCITVKDEGPGMSEEQVAQLRQNGPVIPQDTIERAGSGFGLQLSRSFAARHGGRIEIASQLGEGSAFTLCLPRKS
- a CDS encoding PAS domain-containing protein, giving the protein MFTPSDSTAPESGPAQELLALARVPIFRFQPAEDRWTFDAVAAALTGGHTTLTTDDWRSHFEPAAGEALDKWIAYVCGEQAGALVEHRCRYHAQGRPHVVLLRAKVQPDGSLRGVMLDETAHHLQQRSLDVAHARLDALLEAFPVATIIVDAEFNLLRCNQEARRIWGDALEEGQPLPQRQATFVDTGEPVAPSQWAIYRAVKESRPVVNDLLHVRPARDGEPCYVLNCAAPVFNSAGEVEGGVSVAFDVTERMRHLNALRNSEAQLRISNEVAKLGSFVWDVVNDDDQWSPELEKLYGFEPGGFPGAFKDWEDRLHPDDRVYARAAAIDALKTGEMNVEFRIVMPDGGTRWLAARASVFFDEEGKPQKMIGVNIDITDQKEAEEAMRASEERYRQLADAMPQLVWTAAGDGRVTYYNVRAQEYKGLREESPGNWVWEPIVHADDMGETRDAWQHALSTREPYQCEHRVAMADGSYRWHLSRALPRIDQETGSITWYGTATDIQDFRETEETLHGFFEGNEVYLAVMELRESDFHYLLVNQHMANFYRRPPESMVGSSSSEMGVDDEIRNWWIRTMRLCARSGKPLKFEYQINRWGRKEWLQCSLNQIASGTMDCPRFALTGVDITALKQSEEDLRVKSEEADRANRAKSEFLAHMSHEIRSPMTAILGYTELLTQMVRGETEQDFLQTIRTEGEHLVQVINDILDLSRIEAGRVELNLRLVSPLELVESVISLMNATAVEKGLPLRLELGDNLPAQIETDPTRLRQILLNLVGNAIKFTEKGEVALRLFRREDDCLCFVIEDTGIGISEEQQERLFQPFSQGDPSVTRKYGGTGLGLVISRRLADLLGASIHLTSEIGQGSTFTVCVPIPEELAEGETATPAAGGTKTEETERSAALSGVEILLVDDRRETRELVCRLLERAEANVRIAQDGKQAVDEVTRKEPDLVVMDMQMPVMDGYQASRRLRANGFVRPIVALTAHAMQGEREKCLQAGCDEHLIKPINARKLVDVLRRLAAGQ